A single genomic interval of Suncus etruscus isolate mSunEtr1 chromosome 10, mSunEtr1.pri.cur, whole genome shotgun sequence harbors:
- the LOC126020556 gene encoding fatty acid-binding protein, adipocyte has product MCDALVGTWKLVSSENFDDYMKEVGVGFATRKVAGMAKPNMIISVSGDVITIKSESTFKNTEISFKLGQEFDEVTADDRKVKSCFTLDGGILVQVQKWDGKSTTIKRKRVDDKLVVECIMKGVTSTRVYEKA; this is encoded by the exons ATGTGTGATGCACTTGTAGGTACCTGGAAACTTGTCTCCAGTGAAAACTTTGATGATTACATGAAAGAAGTGG GAGTGGGTTTTGCAACCAGAAAAGTGGCTGGTATGGCCAAACCCAATATGATTATTAGTGTGAGTGGAGACGTGATCACCATTAAATCAGAAAGTACCTTCAAAAATACTGAAATTTCTTTCAAACTGGGCCAAGAGTTTGATGAAGTGACTGCAGATGACAGGAAAGTTAAG AGCTGCTTTACCTTAGATGGAGGTATCCTGGTTCAGGTGCAGAAGTGGGATGGAAAATCAACCACCATAAAGAGAAAGCGAGTGGATGACAAGCTGGTGGTG GAATGTATCATGAAGGGCGTCACTTCCACTAGAGTTTACGAGAAAGCATAA